The following are encoded together in the Macadamia integrifolia cultivar HAES 741 chromosome 10, SCU_Mint_v3, whole genome shotgun sequence genome:
- the LOC122091353 gene encoding trafficking protein particle complex subunit 4, whose product MAAIYSLFIINKSGGLIFYKDYGSTGRMDTNDSLRLASLWHSMHAISQQLSPTAGCSGIELLEADTFDLHCFQSLTGTKFFVVCEPGTQHMDGLLKMIYELYTDYVLKNPFYEMEMPIRCELFDINLSLAIQKDRVALLGR is encoded by the exons ATGGCTGCGATCTACAGCCTTTTCATCATTAACAAATCTGGGGGTCTGATATTCTATAAG gATTATGGATCCACTGGGCGGATGGATACGAATGACAGCTTGCGATTGGCGAGTTTATGGCATTCCATGCATGCGATCTCTCAACAGTTATCTCCGACTGCGGGTTGCTCAGGAATTGAACTCCTCGAGGCTGACACTTTTGACCTTCATTGCTTCCAGTCACTCACAG GAACGAAGTTTTTTGTAGTTTGTGAACCTGGAACACAGCACATGGATGGGCTCTTGAAAATGATATACGAACTGTACACGGATTATGTCTTGAAAAATCCCTTCTATGAGATGGAGATGCCTATACGGTGTGAACTCTTTGACATTAACCTTTCACTGGCAATCCAGAAGGATCGTGTTGCATTGTTGGGACGATGA